A window of Diospyros lotus cultivar Yz01 chromosome 14, ASM1463336v1, whole genome shotgun sequence contains these coding sequences:
- the LOC127790696 gene encoding 3'-5' exonuclease-like — MVANIVRYESWEDDQERYDVFVDDNRIITIVTHSPGSVNSWISEIERIHHRRLHKLIVGLDIEWRPHSRYSQNPAATLQLCVGRRCLIFQLIHAPYIPQSLVDFLGNSSYTFVGVGIDGDVGKLSSDYDLVVERTFDLRDWAVDDYDIPGLQNAGLKTLSSVVLGISVEKPREITMSRWDYRELSLEQVRYACTDAFLSFEIGRVLN, encoded by the coding sequence ATGGTTGCCAACATTGTGAGATATGAGTCGTGGGAAGACGACCAGGAACGCTACGACGTCTTCGTCGATGACAACCGGATCATCACGATAGTCACCCATTCGCCGGGTTCCGTCAACTCTTGGATATCCGAAATCGAGCGCATCCACCACCGCCGACTCCACAAGCTCATTGTTGGACTCGACATCGAGTGGCGGCCACACAGCCGCTACAGCCAGAACCCAGCCGCCACGCTCCAATTGTGCGTCGGCCGCCGCTGCCTCATCTTCCAACTCATCCACGCCCCGTACATCCCCCAGTCCCTCGTGGACTTCCTCGGCAATTCTAGTTACACCTTCGTCGGCGTCGGAATCGACGGAGACGTCGGTAAGTTGAGCAGTGACTACGATTTGGTGGTGGAGAGAACCTTTGACCTCCGCGACTGGGCGGTGGATGACTACGATATTCCGGGGCTTCAAAACGCTGGGTTGAAGACTTTGTCCTCGGTGGTGCTCGGAATATCGGTTGAAAAGCCAAGGGAGATTACGATGAGTCGGTGGGACTATCGGGAGCTTTCCCTTGAACAGGTTCGGTATGCGTGCACCGATGCCTTCCTTTCCTTTGAGATTGGAAGGGTCTtgaattag